The Streptomyces rubrogriseus genomic sequence ACCAGGTCCGGCAGCTCCGCGGCGAGGTCCGCGCGGCGCGCGTCCCGCTCCGCCTCGCCGCGGGCCCCGCCGACCGCGGACGGTGCGGCGGCGTCCGGTTCGCGGCGGCGGGTCAGCACCCGGCCCGAGCGCAGCGCGAGTTCACCCGCCTCGGAGCGCAGCGCCTTCGTCAGGGGGCGCAGCGACTCGCCGGCCGGCCCCAGGTCGAGCAGGGACAACCGGCCCGGATGCCGAGGCAGCAACGCGCGGACCGCCTCCCAGACCTCGGCCGGTGCGGGGCCGGGAGCCTCGTCCCAGGGAACGGCGACGACCGCGCCCCGGGTCACCACGGTCAGCCGACGGGAGCCGAACCCTTCGTCCTCCAGCCAGGAGCGCACCAGTTCGGCCGTCCCGGCGGCGTCGGCCCCGTCCGGTGCCAGGGGCAGCAGCACGTGCGAGGGCTGCCGGGCGCCGCTCTCGACCACGCCGCGCAGCGCGTCCGGACCCGAATGCAGTTCGACGCCCGACCCGACACCGGTCAGCGCCGGACCCAGACCGAACGGGTCCGGGCCCACCACGGCCCAGGCGGTGCCCACGAACCCGTCCGCGGGCTCGGGGGCGTCCTCGGAGAGCACGGTCCAGTCGGGCCCCGCGGGCGGGACCGCACCGGCCAGCCAGTGCGAGGAACGCTGGAAGGCGTACGTGGGCAACGGCGCACGCGAGGTCGCCGCGCCCGCGACCTCGTCGAGTACCCTCTCCCAGTCCCAGTCCACGCCGTGCGCGTGCAACTCGGCGAGCGCGGTGAGCAGCGTCGGCACGCTCTCCCGGCCGGCCCGCTGCGTGGCGGTGAAGACGGAGCCCTCCCGCCGGGCGCTGTCCCGGCCCATGGCGGTGAGCACCGCGTCCGGGCCGACCTCGACGAAGGCCGTCACCCCCTCCGCCTCCAGGCAACGGACGCCGTCGAGGAAGCGCACCGCCTCCCGGGCGTGCCGCACCCAGTAGTCGGCCGTGGCGATCTCGGCCGGGTCGGCCACGGTGCCGGTCAGGTTGGACACCACGGGGATGCGGGGCGTGCCGTAGTCCAGACCGGCGGCGATCTCGCGGAACTCCGCCAGCACGGGCTCCATCAGCGGCGAGTGGAAGGCGTGGCTGACCTTGAGACGCCGGGTCTTGCGGCCCCGTTCGCGCCACTGGGCCAACACGGCCGTGACGGCTTCCTCGTCCCCGGAGATCACGGTCGAGTCGGGGGAGTTGACCGCGGCCACCACGACGCGGCCGTCATGGACCGCCACGGCCGGGAGCAGTTCCTCCTCGCTCGCCTGGACCGCCGCCATCGCGCCGCCGCCGGGAAGTCGCTGCATCAGGCGGCCGCGGGCGGCCACCAGGGCGCAGGCGTCCGACAGGGAGAGCACACCGCCGACATGGGCCGCGACCAGCTCGCCGACCGAGTGGCCGAGGAGCAGGTCCGGCCGCACCCCCCAGCTCTCCAGCAGACGGAACAGAGCCGTCTCGAAGGCGAACAGCGCGGGCTGGGTGCAACCCGTCTGGTCCAGCAGAGCGCTCCGGTCGCCGTCCCCGCCGTCCCCGCCGTCCTCGGGGGCGAGCAGCAGGTCGCGCAGCGGGCGTTCGACCGCGCTCTCCAACTCGGCGCACACCGCGTCGAAGCTCCGCGCGAACACCGGGAAGCGCCGGTGCAGTTCCCGCGCCATGCCGAGCCGTTGACTGCCCTGGCCGGTGAAGAGAAAGGCGGTGCGGCCGCCCGCCGTCTGCCCGACGGCACCGGCGGCCGGCCGGCGGCCGTTCGCCACCTGCCGCAGAGCCGTCTCCAGCCCGGCCCGGTCGCGCGGGAGGAGCACCGCCCGGTGCGGGAAGGCCGTCCTGGTGCGGGCCAGGGCGTGGCCGAGTTCGCCCAGCTCCAGCTCCGGGTGTTCCCCGAGGTGGTCCAGCAGCCGCTGGGCCTGGTCCCGCAACGCGTCCGTGCCACGGGCCGACAGAGGCACCGGAACGCGTTCGGGGGCGGTCGTGGGACGCGCCGGCACCGGCGCGTCCGTGCCCCGTTCCCGCGGCCAGGCGGACAGAACCAGGTGGCAGTTGGTGCCGCCCATGCCGAAGGAACTGACGCCGGCGAGCAACGGTGCGTCCTCCGGACCGTCCTCCAGTTCGGTCGGCGCCACGTTGACGCGCAGGCCGAGCCGGTCCAGAGGGATGCGCGGGTTGGGGGTGCGGAAGTTGAGGCTGGGCACCAGCGTCCGCTCGCGCAGACACAGCACGGCCTTGATCAGACCGGCCACCCCGGCGGCCCCCTCCAGGTGGCCGATGTTGGTCTTCACGGAGCCGACCAGCAGCGGGTGCGCGGCGTCGCGGCCCTGGCCGAGCACCGCACCGAGGGCGTCCGCCTCGACCGGGTCGCCGACCGGTGTGCCGGTGCCGTGCAGTTCCACGAACCGGACCCGGCCCGGTGCGACGCCGCTGCGGCGGTAGGCCTCGCGCAGGACCTCGCGCTGCGCCTCGCCGTGCGGCGCGGTCAGGGTGTCGCCGCCACCGTCGTTGTTGACGGCGCCCCCCAGGACGACCGCGTGCACGGTGTCCCGGTCGGCGAGTGCCTGGCGCAGGGTCTTGAGGACGACGAGGCCCCCGCCCTCACCGCGGACGTAACCGTCGGCCCGCTCGTCGAAGGTGTGGGTGCGACCCCGCGGGGAGAGCGCGCCGAACCGCTCGCCGAGAGTGAAGCCCCCCGGCCCCAGGGCCAGGCTGACGCCACCCGCGAGCGCCACCGACGACGCGCCGCTCAGCAGGCTCTCGCAGGCCAGCTGCACGGCGACCAGGGAGGACGACTGGGCGCTGTCCAGCACCATGCTTGGCCCGCGCAGCCCCAGCGCGTAGGAGAGCCGGTTGGCGATCAGCGCCCGGCTGGTGCCGGTGATGCTGTGGTGCGTGACGGCCGCGGGTCCCAGGGTGTCCGAGAGCCGCGCGTAGTCGTCCCAGATCGCTCCGACGAAGACCCCCGCCGGGGTGCCGGACAGCCGTTCCGGCACGATGCCCGCGTGCTCCAGCGCCTCCCAGCCCAGTTCCAGCAGCAGGCGCTGCTGCGGATCCATCGCGGCCGCCTCGCGTGCGGGGATGCCGAAGAACTCGGCGTCGAAACCGTCGATCCGGTCCAGGAACCCGCCGCGCAGCGGCTGCCCCGCGGTCGGGGCGCCGGCCGCGGACAGCCACGGTCGGTCGGCCGGTGGCTCCCCGACGGCCTCCCGGCCCTCGGTCAGCAGTTTCCAGAACTCCGCGGGGCCGGCCGCCCCGGGGAAGCGGCAGGAGAGGCCGACGACGGCGACGGCCCGGTCCGGTATGTCCAGCGGTATGGACCGTG encodes the following:
- a CDS encoding type I polyketide synthase — encoded protein: MSNQSGAARSIPLDIPDRAVAVVGLSCRFPGAAGPAEFWKLLTEGREAVGEPPADRPWLSAAGAPTAGQPLRGGFLDRIDGFDAEFFGIPAREAAAMDPQQRLLLELGWEALEHAGIVPERLSGTPAGVFVGAIWDDYARLSDTLGPAAVTHHSITGTSRALIANRLSYALGLRGPSMVLDSAQSSSLVAVQLACESLLSGASSVALAGGVSLALGPGGFTLGERFGALSPRGRTHTFDERADGYVRGEGGGLVVLKTLRQALADRDTVHAVVLGGAVNNDGGGDTLTAPHGEAQREVLREAYRRSGVAPGRVRFVELHGTGTPVGDPVEADALGAVLGQGRDAAHPLLVGSVKTNIGHLEGAAGVAGLIKAVLCLRERTLVPSLNFRTPNPRIPLDRLGLRVNVAPTELEDGPEDAPLLAGVSSFGMGGTNCHLVLSAWPRERGTDAPVPARPTTAPERVPVPLSARGTDALRDQAQRLLDHLGEHPELELGELGHALARTRTAFPHRAVLLPRDRAGLETALRQVANGRRPAAGAVGQTAGGRTAFLFTGQGSQRLGMARELHRRFPVFARSFDAVCAELESAVERPLRDLLLAPEDGGDGGDGDRSALLDQTGCTQPALFAFETALFRLLESWGVRPDLLLGHSVGELVAAHVGGVLSLSDACALVAARGRLMQRLPGGGAMAAVQASEEELLPAVAVHDGRVVVAAVNSPDSTVISGDEEAVTAVLAQWRERGRKTRRLKVSHAFHSPLMEPVLAEFREIAAGLDYGTPRIPVVSNLTGTVADPAEIATADYWVRHAREAVRFLDGVRCLEAEGVTAFVEVGPDAVLTAMGRDSARREGSVFTATQRAGRESVPTLLTALAELHAHGVDWDWERVLDEVAGAATSRAPLPTYAFQRSSHWLAGAVPPAGPDWTVLSEDAPEPADGFVGTAWAVVGPDPFGLGPALTGVGSGVELHSGPDALRGVVESGARQPSHVLLPLAPDGADAAGTAELVRSWLEDEGFGSRRLTVVTRGAVVAVPWDEAPGPAPAEVWEAVRALLPRHPGRLSLLDLGPAGESLRPLTKALRSEAGELALRSGRVLTRRREPDAAAPSAVGGARGEAERDARRADLAAELPDLVRAEVAGVLEEERPETLDLGRPFKELGFDSLAGVELRNRLGAATGMSLPTTLVYDHPTPEAVIRRLRADLLGDAEADGTGSDGPRPVAADADEPIAVVSMACRFPGGIGSPEELWQVLAAGEERIGPFPTDRGWDVAGLYDPEGEQPGKHYVREGGFLRDVAGFDAEFFGISPREAAAMDPQQRVLLETSWEALENAGIVPADLAGSATGVFVGATFQDYGPRLDQGTATTEGYLMTGSTPSVASGRISYALGLEGPALTVDTACSASLTAVHLACQSLRRGESSLALAGGVTVMPTPGIFIELTRQRALSADGRCKAFSSRADGTGWAEGAGMLVLERLSDARRNGHRVLAVVRGTAVNQDGASNGLTAPNGPSQQRVIRQALANARLTPADIDAVEAHGTGTRLGDPIEAQALLATYGQNRPDGQPLWLGSVKSNLGHTQAAAGVAGLIKMVQALRHEQLPKTLHVDEPTPMVDWDSGHVRLLTETHPWLARPDRPRRAGISAFGISGTNAHAIIEEAPEHTPEAEEAHSRAPVESAGVLRVADRPTTPTPTETPTPLPFLLSARTEPALHAQAQRLHHHLTQHPHTPSPPSPAPSQPNAPTTPTAPPSSPPPTTNSSPPSPPSPTTNPTPTSPNTPPTNPPAPSSSSSPDKAANGPA